The Piliocolobus tephrosceles isolate RC106 chromosome 10, ASM277652v3, whole genome shotgun sequence nucleotide sequence ACTCTGACCTTGGCCCGAGGCCTTGCGGGAGGGAAAGTGAGACCCGGGTCCGCCCCATACCGGGACTGAGCGGTTGTGGCTTCTCCGTAGCTCGCATGTGGAAGACCCTCACCTTCTTCGTCGCGCTCCCCGGGGTGGCAGTCAGCATGCTGAATGTGTACCTGAAGTCGCACCACGGAGAGCACGAGAGACCCGAGTTCATCGCCTACCCCCATCTCCGCATCAGGACCAAGGTACGCCCTTGCACATCTCTTCAAGCGTCCGTTCTCTTTTCGTTATATGTGCCTTAGTGCAAGTTCTTCATTCTCTAAAGGCATGGGTGCCAGGCGTGTACAGCTTGTTTATCCTCACagacagaaaatgtattttcttccattttgtggaAGGACAACTGACACTTGGGATTACGtcccaattttctttttcaaggtcATACAATAAGTGCCCTTCAGTTTCCCTTTTCTCGGATTCATCCTACTTCCTGCCTTCTGAGACAGTTCTGAAACAGGTGTCCGTTGTGTAAAGTTTGGAGGTTTGGGAAATCTAATTAGAGTGGCAAAGTCTGAAGGTGGTTCCCGTAAGCGAACCCAGCTACAtgggggaggctgaagcaggagaatcccttgaacctaggaggcggagtttgcggtgagctgagatcgtgccactgcactccagtctgggcgacacagcgagactctagtctcaaaacaacaaaacatgggCATCTGGCAGCTACTAGTTGCATAATGAAGAGGCTGACAGCTTTCTGTATTTCCAACCACTGTCTTATCTTCTCGACTATTTTGTTGGCTGTTTATGTAGATACATTACAATGATTTGTCCTCTGTTGTTTGCTGTATCTTTAACAAGGGCTTATTCTGATTCTTTAATActggccgtgcgcggtggctcacgccagtaatcccagcactttgggaggctaaggcgggtggatcacctgaggtcaggagttcaagaccagcctggtcaacatggcaaaacactgtctctactaaaaatacaaaaaatagccgggtgtggtggcgggcgcctgtaatcccagctacttgggaggctgaggtgggagaatcgcttaaacccaggaggcggaggttgcagtgaacagagatccgGTCATTGCACtacatcctgggcaacaggagtgaaactccgtctcaaaaaataataataataataatatacttagccaaaaggccaagaagtgatggaaaaataattattatgacATCACCTAGCCCATATAGGACTGGCCTTGTAGAAACTTAACCTAGACTCTTGAATTTTTTGAGTCTTTGAGCAACACTCCCACCCTTGTACAGTGGAATTAGAAGTCAGACAGTaaaggtttctcaacctcagcactgttgacatttggggctgggtaATTCTTGTTGGGCCATATCCTTGGCCTGTACCCACTAGGTGGCAGTAGTACCTGCTCAACCTtactcccccttcccttcccctgcccccaccacaaTGTCTCCACATATTACCCATTGTCCCCAGGAGGGGCAAAATCACCCTGGGTTGGAGATTGTTGCCTTAAAGTAATGCTTTTCAAAGGTAATAGGGAAGATAATTGAGGGTGGACTGCCGTTTCCCAGCCCAGATATTGTTTGAAGTCTGAGATGGTGCCAGAAATCTGTATTTAATTAAGCATCTCCCTCCCCTAATACTGACTGCCAACATTTTGATACAGGTGATTTGAGGATTACACTTTCATAAACACAGCACTGGATATACTAGTTACTAGGGAGAGGATTATGAGTACCTAACTTGAGCTTGTATTTTCTGCCATCCATATTTGGTTCTGGAATTAAAACTATTCTGTAGCCAGGATAACTTTAAGGGCTCCCCTGGTAGTTATAAGAGCTCATTAAATAATGAGAAGGTTGAACTATGCCAGTAGATAAAGGactaatttccattttgtttttgtatatgatCTGTAGCCCTTTTATAAGCAGTTCATGACAGTGttctttctgaattattttctggAATTATCTAACTGACATCTTCACTCGACAGCCGTTTCCCTGGGGAGATGGTAACCATAGTCTATTCCATAACCCTCATGTGAATCCACTTCCAACTGGCTATGAAGATGAATAAAGAGAATCTGGACCACTACCTGGGCACCAGGGACCACAGCACTGGTTTGGACCATTACTCTGCACATGGACCAGAAAAAGTATACGGGACCTTAAGCTCATCTTCTTGTATCAAATGATGACTGGTATACTGGTCTTCCATCCCTTTGCTTGTGGCAGGAGATGgcttaaataaataacttaaacttAGACTAGTCATGAGTTGAGTTACTTTCTTTGGTTGTGTTTTTTCGCAGAAATTAGCATTTGCAAGCTGAAAAGAAATTGGCATTAGTTATTTCTGTTTCCACCGTGAAGGTCTAGGCTGCTGTTTAGTGTTACAAGTCCAATTCAGCCCACTGAGTAAGTGTTTGTAACAGCCCCTCTTGGTTTATTGTGCCTGATGTGGGTAAAGGGACCAAGTGTAGCAGTGCTAATTAAGCATCAAGATTAgtccttggccaggtgcggtggctcatgcctgtaatccccgcactttggggggctgaggctggcggatcacctgaggtcaggagttcgagaccagcctggccaacatgacgaaaccctgtctctactaaaaatacaaaaattagttgggtgtggtggcacgctcctatagctgggtgtggagtcttgaacccgggaggtggaggttgcagtgaaccaagctcgtgccactgcaatccagcctgggcaacagagcgagactctgtctcaaaaaacctgTGGTCCTTGACGGGCCTGAGATTTCAAAGACATTGAATGGCTAGCAGAATGGCTGCATTTTACACCTGAAAGAGGTACTTGTATTTCTCAGGAGGAAGTGCTTGATCTGGGTCTCATCTTTTTCCTGTCCCACTCCACTAGCATTTACTGCAGAATCTTCCCTGTAGTCATAATTTTCTCAAACATGTCAAGTTCTTACCTTGAAGTAATCTCCTTCAGGGCTGGTAGGGTCAGAAATCTTAAGAGAAATAAAGGGAGTGTGACACATTTCTGCTTATTGACTTTTTTCTGGAATTAAAACTATCCTGTTTTAATGGATACTAAAtggcagtagtagtagtagttacAAAACCACTCTGAGAGGGCAATTAATTgcaatcaaaatttaaaacctttattttggccgggtacggtgactcacacctgtaatcctagaactttgggaggccaaggcgggcagatcatgaggtcaagagatcaagaccatcctggacaacatggtaaaacctcatctctactgaaaatacaaaagttggctgggcatggtggcatgcacctgtagtcccaggaggcggaggttgcagtgagcccagatcgctctactacactccagcctggagacagagtgggacggagtctcactctgttgcccaggctacagtgcagtggcacgatgtaagttcactgcaaccttctcccagattgaagcgattctcctgcctcagcctcccgaatagctgggactacaggcacgcgccaccacgcctggctaattttttgtgtttttagtagagacaaggtttcacatgttggccaggctggtcttgaactcctaacctcaggtgatctgctcacctcagcctcccaaactgctgggattacaggtctgagccactgtgcctggccagagctggtttattctttctttttctttttttttttgagacaagagttttgctcttgttgcccaggctggagtgcaatggcatgatcttggctcaccacaacctccacctcccaggttcaagcaattctcctgccttatcctcctgagtagctgggattacaagcatgtgccaccatacctggctaattttttgtattttaagtagagacagggtttctctatgttggtcaagctagcctcaaattcccaacctcaggtgatccgcccacctcagcctcccaaagtgctgggattacaggcgtgagccaccacacccggccagttggtttattctttttttttttaatttaatttattttttttttttttaatttttattttttgagacggagtctcgctctgtcgcccaggctggagtgcagtggctggatctcagctcactgcaagctccgcctcccaggttcatgccattctcctgcctcggcctcccaagtagctgggactacaggcgcccgccacctcacccggctagttttttgtattttttaatagagacggggtttcaccgtgttagccatgatggtctcgatctcctgacctcgtgatccgcccgtctcggcctcccaaagtgctgggattacaggcttgagccaccacgcctggccagttggTTTATTCTTAAGGCTCAAAGGAACACTTTTGTGGTAAGGTTCAAGAGGCAATGAGGTATTTCATGTTGTATTACATTAAACTGGTAATGCAAAAGTAAGGCATATACAGTACAGAATAGAGAATCTCATTATCTTTCCCATTTTGTGATATAACAGCCTGTACTTCTGAGTCCCTATAGGACTGTTTTGGTTGTGGCCAGTCTGAGTTTAGGACAGATGTATATTATACTTCAGCTTGCTGCCTGGCCTCCCTTGGCTAGGTTCCAAACATCTTTTATAATCCTTGGATAATGGACCCTAGCTagtcataaaatataaatgaagaatgTTTTGAAGTGACATTACGGACAAGTCACATTAAATGTGATGTAGCGACTGGTAAAGTGGAGACAAGACAATAGAATTAGGGCCTTCTATAAATCAAgtttcttggtttatttttgagacagggtcttgctctgtcacccagcctggagtgcagtggcacagtcacagcccagtctccacctcccaggctcaggtgatgctctcacctcagcctttcgagtatctgggactacaggcccacaccaccataacctgctaatttttttgtagagacggggtttcgccatgttgcccaggctggtctcgaattcctgagctcaagtgatcggcccatctcaccttccaaagtgttataggcatgagccaccatacccggcctgtaATTCAAGTTGTATACTTCTTTGGGCATATAATAAAACCAAATTACTCAAGTAATTGTGGGGATTCCGTGACATTCTGAGGTATGTAAGTGCTCTCCTGATCCTTTTTTGGTACCATATCGTATTTGTGTAGCATGTTGTGGAAATTTTAGAAATCAGTGaggttttggctgggtgcagtggctcacacctgtaatcccagcactttgggaggtcaagactggcagatcacctgaggtcaagagttcaagaacagcctggccaatatggtgaaaccccatctctactaaacatacaaaaattagctgggcattgtggtgcacgcctgtaatcccagctactcgggaggctgaggcaggaaaatcattggaacccaggaggtggaggttgcagtgagccgagattgcaccactgcactccagcctgggcgacagagccagactgtctcaaaaaaaaaaaaaaaaaatcaggtttctGATTGCCATACTGTACCACCTAGCTTAGACAAGTCACTTTTTCTTCACCTTTAAGTTACAAAACACAAAACTCTCCCCAGTGTATACACGAGGTTTGTAGGGTAACAGGGTAATAGTTCCATTAAATGCACTGAGTTCCAGAGGCAAATAATGATAGAAACTAAATGTTACAATTTATTCCATCTTGCAGGATTACAGACATTACAGGGCAGGATGAGTAAACAAGGCAAATAAAGCCAGCACCTTtagctcccccccccccccccgcccaacCCACCCACCATTTAACCAGATGCAGCATTTTAAGGATATGCAGGTTGACAATTCACTGACTTGGGTTGAGAGCTGGCAATAGCAGATCTTTGCAATTTAGGTTCTTCCTCCATAGCTATTCCAAATATCTTAATTCCTGAACTACACACTGAGAGCTCTGAAATGGTGGTCATTGCAACATTCTTGCAGCTTTCACATCTTAATCTGACACCTCTGGTGAAGGTAGGGAACTGTGTTAAAAGCTGTCTTCCTCTTTGCTAATCCAGGCCACCAGCAATCTTAACCATtagttattatataaaaataaaagtgtgctCAAAAGCACCCACTGAAACTGTTGTGCCCAGATCCTTTTTCAGAGCATTAGTTccctgagagaaaaaaagaggtctTAACCAATTACTTTCATGAACGATGACCCCAGTACAGTGTATATGTCTTTTGCAGCAGAAATCAAGAGGTCAGGCAGCTCTGCTCATCCTGACTAGTTTATCATCGTTTGCATTACAAGGTATATTTATGTAAAGCTGATTCCACACCAAGTATTGCAACCATAATCTCAAAAAATTGTTCAATTTTAGCACACTGAGTTCCTGCCAGATGCCACAGCAGGTAAGAAATCATCTCAAAGAGTTCATCTTTTACAACTGAGAGGAAAACATCGAAGGGGGAAATAAAACTCCTCTCTCCTAAGTTCCTCATCAAATCTGATGGCTATGTTCACAGATTTAGTTGACAAAAATCCAGAGTCCTCAATTTCTGGATTGAGAAATCCTTCAAGGTGACTGTCAAGGTCAAGAAGAATTTTCAGACTTCTCTTTGCCATGGCCCATGAATTCCAGTCCTTCAATAGGaatctctttctcctttattgcTTTCTGGTAGGAGGAGAAAACACATTATAAGGACCTATATGAAGCTCAAGTTGCAagctttgtaaataaaatatgacagCACAAAAGTAAAATCAAGCTGATTATAAAGACTTATAACCATGATTCAAaccatatactttttaaaaaacaagtactggtaggatgtggtggctcaggcctataatcgcagcattttgggagaccaaggcaggtggatcacttgaggccagaagttaagagaccaacctggccaacatggcgaaaccctgtttatactaaaaatataaaaattattgggtaggccgggcgcggtggctcaagcctgtaatcccagcactttgggaggccgagacgggcggatcacgaggtccggagatcgagaccatcctggctaactaggtgaaaccccgtctctactaaaaaaaaaaaatacaaaaaactagccgggcgaggcgcctgtagtcccagctactcgggaggctgaggcaggaaaatggcataaacccgggaggcggagcttgcagtgagctgagatccggccactgcactccagcctgggcgacagagcgagactccgtctcaaaaaaaaaaaaaaaattagctgggcatgggggtgcatgcctgtaattccagctactccggtggctgagtcatgagaatagcttgaacctgggaggtggaggttgccagtgagctgagattgtgccattgcactccagcctgggagacagtgagactctgcctcaaaaataaataaaaaccagaagtaCCATAATGAATAAATCAAGTGTAAGACTCGAGGGAGACTGGAAAAGGAGTTGTGAGGGAACcattaaaattaagtgaaatttGAAAAATCATCATCACTTTGTGTTGGTGAAAGACTTACTGGCTATGTGACCAACTAAATGGGATGAAGGCAGCAACTACCTCGGGGAACTGCTGTGAGGATGTGTTGGGTTAACTTATTGGAAGTGCTTTGCCCAGTGCTGTTCTAACAATTCAAAGCAGTTCCACATCCATTGGGCCAGAATAAACATTTCCTAGTTGCAGTTGCGGGGACTGGTCAAGAGAGATAAACAGGCTAATGAAGGGTTTATAACATCAAAATAATGTGATCCTCCAGTCAAGTATAACCCCGCCCAGATCTCAGCTGTAATAGTGGAAAAGTGCACCACCTGCGAAAGAATCAAGGAAACCTGGTGCTAGTGAACTCGGATCAATCACTTCCTATTTCTGGGTGTTagttttttatgtataaaatacgAGTAACTGTGCCCACCTTGCGAGTTTAGGATGAACACCAAATGAACCAAAAGATGTGACtgtgtttcttaaaaacaaaaacactgcacCAATATTTGTCATTCGGAGAGACACCCAAACGGCCTCGGTGGTGATGATAGGGGAGCGAGCTCCTGCCACTGGCCTCACAGCGGCTTTTCTCCACCCTTCCAGTCCAGTCCCAACCCCCATAAAATACGACGACTGTAGTACGACGAGTGTAATACAGCGCGGAGAATGCGGGGCCTGGAAACAGAGGCGGAAAGGCTCACCTGAACACACTGCTGGTAGCGCTTGAAGAGGTCGGTGCACGGGTCCCCGGAGCTGTCCCCCTTGAGAAACTTCTCGGCGAACCAGCGATTGAAGCACTGGTCGTATTCGCGCTTCATGTCCGTGCATGCCTCCCCCACACTGTTCATGGCGACAGTGGTGTCGGCGGCAGCGGCAGCGCACTCTGATGTCATCACTCTTAGGCGCGTCGCTCGGCGTTACGCGCGGGCGCACTACGGGgggcaaggaaggaagaaatgtggTCGCGGTTGGTGTCGCTAGGCCTTCGGGCCCCTGTGGGCGGGCGCCAGGGCTTCACCTCCAAGGTGGATCCTCAGGTAAAGGCCAGGGCCATCTAGGCGGGTGGCGGAGCAAGCCGGGAGGCACTCTGGGGCGCCGGTGACCCACACTCCCCGCCTCATTCCTCCTccagggcagtggccggatcacgGCCCAGGTGATCGAGCACCTGGAGCGTCTAGCGCTTGTGGACTTCGGCAGCCGCGAGGCAGTGGCGCGACTGGAGAAAGCTATCGCCTTCGCCGACCGGCTACGCGCCGTGGACACTGACGGGGTGGAGCCCATGGAGTCGGTCCTGGAGGACAGGTAAACTCGAGGCTGCAGCCCCGAAGCCTTGAGCGTGGCCCGTTCGCAGCCGTTTAATGTGACGATTAGCGAACAATTTTCCAGGGGGTTAAAGAGCGTTAGCGAGATTCAGGAACTTGCCCACGGTCACCTCGCGAGTCAGTGGCTTCACTCTTCCCCTTGTTCATTATGGATGCTCTCGCTCGTGTCGTCCTAGTGTAAGtagaaacaaaacccaaactgCTCATCATcgcctttgtgttttttttttcttgagacggagtctcgctctgttgcccagactggagtgcagtggcgcgatctcggttcactgcaagctccacctcccgtgttcaagcaattatcttcctcagcctcccgagtagctgggactacaggcgcctgacaccacgcccggctaattttttttgtatttttagtagagacggggtttcaccatcttggccaggctggtcttgaactcctgatctcgtgatccacccgcctgggccgcccaaagtactgggattataggcgtgagctaccgcgcctggcctaatcaTTGCCTTTGAGCCCCTACTCCATAGAGTCCCTGCCTGCTCACTCAGACGTACTTTTCTCAGTACCCTCCTTGGCTACCTTGACTGCGTCTCCAGCAAGACAAGTTCTTTCCCTCTCTAGATCTTTGCACTGGCCCTTCGTTTTTTCCTGCCTCTCAGTATTTGCATGGCTGCCTCCCTCTTGGCACAGGTCTCAGCTTAtcttctgggaaagggctctcctAAGCACTCCAAATCCCTTCTCCCCTTCTAGTTAGTAACATATCCTACTGGGTTTTTCCCCCTAACATTTTAATGgacttttgttcatttgttatatctgttttattaaaatgttagcaCATTATGAGATTTGGTTCCTGTTGCATTCCTGCCtcgaatttttattttttgagatggagtctcactcttatcacccgggttagagtgcagtggcatgatctcagctcattgcaacctccacctcccgggctcaagagatccttctacctcagcctccaagtagaggaccacaggctcgtgccaccaggcctggctaattttttatatttttgatagagacaggattttgccatgttctCCAGGCTTGACTCCTGAGcaaaggtgatccacccacctcagcctcctaaagtactgggattacaggcatgagccacagcgcctggcccaatGTTTGACTCTTTCAAATCTCTTCTCTactttgcaattttctttttcctttgggacagggtctcactgtattgcccaggctggtcacaaacttctagactcaagagatcctcctgcctcagcctctcaaatagctgggactgtaggtgtgcaccataactggctaattaaatttttgtagaaacagggtcttgctatgttgccccgtctggtgtcaaactcctggtctcaagcaattctcctgccttagcttcctacTTCCTCAAGAAagtctaaccttttttttttttgagatggagtcctgccccctgccccattgcccaggttggagtacagttgcacgatctcggcttactgcaaccttcaccctccaggttcaagtgatttctgtgcctcagcctccagagtagctgggattacaggcatccgccaccacactcagctaatttttgtatttgtagtagagatggggtttcaccatgttggccaggctgttctcgaacccctggcctcaagtgatctgcccatcttagcctcccaaaatgctgggattacaggcgtgagccactgtgctggccaaaaaagtccattccttttttttttttttttttttgagatagtttcactcttccacccaggctggagttcagtggtgcaatctcagctcactgcaacctccaccttccggtttcaagtgattctcttgcctcagcctccggagttctacaggcgcacgccaccatgcccagctaatttttgtatttttagtacagatgagatttcaccacattggccaggctggtctcgaactcatgacctcgcaatctgcccgccttggcctcccaaagtgctgggattataggcgtgagccacaagtCTTCATTCTTTTATACTTAAGATTCTCTACCTGTGGCTCTCATGATATTCAAAAGGACTGATTTACACATGTATTTATACATCTATTTAAGGGATATGTTGAGTCTCTGCCCCTCTCCTGCTCACCCACCTTCCACAGCATGTCTGTTTTTCCTCATCATGTTCTCAGCGGTTGGCACTGAATATTCggtaaatatttttgttgtttttttgagatggagtctcattgttgcccaggctggagtgcagtggtgcaatcttggctcactgcaacttctgcctcctgggtttgagattcttgcctcagcctcctgtgcatccgggattacaagcatgcgccatcacgcctggttaatttttatatttttagtagagaggagtttcaccatgttggcgaggctagccttgaactcctgacctcaggtgatctgcccgcctcggcctcccaaagtgctgggaatacaggcgtgagccaccctgcctggcctcagtaaatgtttaatgaatttttttttttttttttNNNNNNNNNNNNNNNNNNNNNNNNNNNNNNNNNNNNNNNNNNNNNNNNNNNNNNNNNNNNNNNNNNNNNNNNNNNNNNNNNNNNNNNNNNNNNNNNNNNNtacaggcatgcgccaccacgcctggctaattttgtatctt carries:
- the LOC111537657 gene encoding cytochrome c oxidase subunit 6A1, mitochondrial; the protein is MAAVGASRVSRLLGRSGPQLGRPMSSGAHGEEGSARMWKTLTFFVALPGVAVSMLNVYLKSHHGEHERPEFIAYPHLRIRTKPFPWGDGNHSLFHNPHVNPLPTGYEDE
- the TRIAP1 gene encoding TP53-regulated inhibitor of apoptosis 1, with protein sequence MNSVGEACTDMKREYDQCFNRWFAEKFLKGDSSGDPCTDLFKRYQQCVQKAIKEKEIPIEGLEFMGHGKEKSENSS
- the GATC gene encoding glutamyl-tRNA(Gln) amidotransferase subunit C, mitochondrial, with translation MWSRLVSLGLRAPVGGRQGFTSKVDPQGSGRITAQVIEHLERLALVDFGSREAVARLEKAIAFADRLRAVDTDGVEPMESVLEDRCLYLRSDNVVEGNCADELLQNSHRVVEEYFVAPPGNISLPKLDGQEPFRHS